A single window of Nocardia sp. NBC_01327 DNA harbors:
- a CDS encoding MFS transporter codes for MRSQPFRWYFAGQIASASGTFVQTTAVGWLVLRLTGSPASLGLVLAAGGLPPLLLGPWGGVVADRVDLRRLLIGTQIASGLLAAALWAAAAAGHASVPLVIAVTMAGGVVQIVDAPARQAFVARLVPPADLASAASVNGIVMNSARVVGPALAGVLIATIGTTPCFAVNAVSYLAVVGALLAIKPLDTPARAAVKAGGVLAGIRYARTRQQLWLPLTMMALVGLLAFNFAVLLPVLAEQTFHGSGGTYGLMSTMLSIGSVAGSLAVGLVRHPRRTYLVAASLAFGLSLVATAAAPNLLTACAALVITGIAAFCFVTLASTALQLHSDPAYRGRIMALWVFVYLGTTPIGSVITGWICDSAGPRAALLVGAAACLGAAAIAARVHTPPHPDAEQDS; via the coding sequence TTGCGATCACAACCTTTCCGGTGGTATTTCGCCGGTCAGATCGCCTCTGCCAGTGGCACTTTCGTCCAGACGACCGCAGTCGGCTGGCTGGTGCTGCGGCTGACCGGTTCACCGGCATCGCTGGGCCTGGTACTGGCGGCGGGCGGGCTGCCGCCCCTGCTGCTGGGGCCGTGGGGCGGCGTTGTCGCCGATCGGGTGGATCTGCGGCGGCTGCTGATCGGCACCCAGATCGCCTCCGGCCTGCTCGCCGCGGCGCTGTGGGCGGCCGCGGCGGCCGGGCATGCGTCCGTGCCTCTGGTCATCGCGGTGACCATGGCGGGCGGGGTGGTGCAGATCGTCGATGCTCCGGCGCGCCAGGCGTTTGTCGCCCGGCTGGTGCCGCCCGCGGATCTGGCCAGCGCGGCCAGCGTCAATGGCATCGTGATGAACAGCGCCCGAGTGGTCGGTCCCGCCCTGGCGGGCGTACTGATCGCGACGATCGGCACCACACCGTGTTTCGCGGTGAACGCCGTGTCCTACCTCGCGGTGGTCGGTGCGCTGCTGGCCATCAAGCCGCTCGATACTCCGGCGCGGGCCGCGGTGAAAGCCGGCGGAGTCCTGGCCGGAATACGTTATGCCCGTACCCGCCAACAGCTTTGGCTGCCGCTCACCATGATGGCCCTGGTCGGGTTGCTGGCCTTCAATTTCGCGGTGCTGCTGCCCGTTCTGGCCGAGCAGACCTTCCACGGCTCCGGCGGCACCTACGGCTTGATGTCCACCATGCTCAGCATCGGATCGGTCGCCGGGTCACTGGCCGTCGGACTGGTCCGTCATCCCCGCCGAACCTATCTGGTCGCGGCATCACTGGCTTTCGGCCTCAGCCTGGTCGCCACCGCCGCGGCCCCGAATCTGCTCACCGCCTGCGCCGCCCTGGTGATCACCGGCATTGCCGCCTTCTGCTTCGTCACCCTGGCTTCCACTGCCCTGCAACTGCATTCGGACCCCGCCTACCGCGGCCGCATTATGGCCCTGTGGGTGTTCGTCTACCTCGGCACCACCCCGATCGGCAGCGTGATCACCGGCTGGATCTGTGATTCCGCGGGCCCCCGCGCCGCGCT